The Bacteroidota bacterium region CACCATTAGGACACGGGCTTCTTCAATGGCCGCATCAGAAACCGACAGGTTATTTTTCGTTGTGGTAATGGTCGTTCCCATGGCAGATTTTCCGATCAAAGCATTTTGATAGTCAGCTATTGACTGTGCCAGACGTAATTTGTACTCGGTATCTTCAATTAAAACAAGCGTATCCCCTTTGTGTACCGTTTGATATTCACTAAAATTGATCTTTTTAATAAATCCCTGTACCCGGCAATTAACCGGCACAATTTGTTGACGTATTTGAGCATTATCGGTATATTCCACATCACCCAGGTGAATAAAACGGGAACATACCCAAATTAAACCAATGAGGATTACAGCAATAATGATGCTTTCTGACAATATTCTTTTTACTCTCTGTTTCATTTTTTTGTTTATAATGTTCCTGAGGTATATTTCAAATTATAATAATTATAAATAATGTTGATTCTGGCGTTTACAACCTTAAGTTCTGCATCCAACTTAGAATTACCGGCATCCAGCATTTCAGTTATAAGAACCATGTTGTTCAAATACCGGTTTTGTATCAGTTCGTAATTTTGCCGCGCCAAAGCATAGCTTTTTTCTGTAGTTTTAAGATGGTCAAATGATTCATTGTATTTAATCAAAGCTGATTTCACAGCCAATTCAGTTTTTTCTTCAATCACATCTCTTGCCGAATTTGCCAGATCCTGTGTAGCCTTGGCTTGACTAACCGTATGTTTTGCAGCATAAAGAGAAGATAAATTATACTTCAGCCCGATTCCTGCAGTCCAGTAATTATAATTCTTATTTATTGGTGGAACTTCAATTAAAATAGGACCGTTAAAATAATCTCCGGCAAACAAGGATATGGAAGGCAAATAATTGGCTTTGGCCATATTTACATTCTTGTCAGCAATCTGAATGTTCAGATCAGCTGTTTTTAACTCTGGTACATTGCCCAATGCATCTTTCAGTAAGTCATTTTGTTCCCTTCTGATCAAATCAAGGCTGAGAATTGAAGTATCAGGACGGATACTTGTCGAATCGGATAACCCCAAGGTCGTAACAAGCTGATTATTTATGATTTTGCAGTTATTGTCAATTTCGATCAACGCAAATTCAATATTCTGAAGCATCAGCTCATGCCGGGTAATATCACTGCCCAAAGCCATTCCCTCTTTCTGCTTTGCTTTTATCTGCTCAATTAATATATAGATCTGTTCCTTATTTTTAACATATAC contains the following coding sequences:
- a CDS encoding TolC family protein, with protein sequence MMNRINAFTAIALFLLCSEFLLAQSTIKVLSVDEMFKLAAENSKQLKLSNAGIATARTATDVAKNSLLPSIGTSLSVSYIGDGFITDRNFSHLTNAPMPHFGNDFALEASQVIYGGRTISNQIEIAKLNEQIAQLSFNKEQLNVRFLLIGYYLELYKLMNQWEVYVKNKEQIYILIEQIKAKQKEGMALGSDITRHELMLQNIEFALIEIDNNCKIINNQLVTTLGLSDSTSIRPDTSILSLDLIRREQNDLLKDALGNVPELKTADLNIQIADKNVNMAKANYLPSISLFAGDYFNGPILIEVPPINKNYNYWTAGIGLKYNLSSLYAAKHTVSQAKATQDLANSARDVIEEKTELAVKSALIKYNESFDHLKTTEKSYALARQNYELIQNRYLNNMVLITEMLDAGNSKLDAELKVVNARINIIYNYYNLKYTSGTL